From the genome of Magnetococcales bacterium, one region includes:
- the hemC gene encoding hydroxymethylbilane synthase: MKKSLLRIGTRGSALALWQARLVRDRILAHRPALTVELVSIKTTGDKILDVPLAKVGGKGLFVKELEEALLDGRADLAVHSMKDVPARFPPGLTLGSILERADPRDVVLSVHHAGLAMLPQKARVGSSSLRRCSQLLALRPDLNVLPLRGNINTRIEKMVAGEYDAIILAAAGVERLQMTRYVVEYLDSERMVSAIGQGAIGMEMRDDDPHVATLLEPLNHLPTQLCVRAERAFLATLEGGCQVPIGGHARLDGQTLTLEGIVAGVTGSPMIRGRRQGSATDPEALGVALAQELLGRGARKILQELQITAPSGGRVDLVSPVPVVPSIAPIPAIKSLSS, from the coding sequence GTGAAAAAGTCTCTTTTGCGTATCGGCACACGGGGCAGCGCCCTGGCTCTCTGGCAGGCCCGCCTGGTCCGGGATCGCATCCTGGCACATCGCCCTGCCCTGACGGTGGAACTGGTCTCCATCAAGACCACGGGCGACAAAATCCTCGACGTGCCCCTGGCCAAGGTGGGGGGAAAAGGGCTGTTCGTCAAGGAACTGGAAGAAGCCCTGTTGGATGGCCGGGCCGATCTGGCCGTTCACTCCATGAAAGACGTTCCCGCACGGTTTCCGCCGGGGCTCACATTGGGTTCCATTCTGGAGCGGGCCGATCCACGCGACGTGGTGTTGTCGGTGCATCATGCCGGGCTGGCGATGCTGCCACAAAAAGCCCGGGTTGGCTCATCCTCCCTGCGGCGGTGCAGCCAATTGCTGGCCTTGCGGCCCGACCTGAACGTGTTGCCGCTGCGGGGCAACATCAATACCCGCATCGAAAAGATGGTGGCTGGTGAGTACGACGCCATCATCCTGGCAGCCGCCGGGGTCGAACGATTGCAAATGACCCGCTACGTGGTGGAGTATCTGGACTCCGAGCGCATGGTCTCGGCCATTGGTCAGGGGGCCATCGGCATGGAGATGCGTGACGACGATCCTCACGTGGCCACCCTTCTGGAACCCCTGAATCACCTGCCCACGCAACTGTGTGTACGGGCAGAACGGGCCTTTCTGGCCACCCTGGAAGGTGGATGCCAGGTACCCATCGGGGGGCATGCCCGGCTGGATGGGCAAACGTTGACCCTGGAAGGAATCGTGGCCGGCGTCACGGGATCTCCCATGATTCGTGGTCGCCGCCAGGGATCGGCAACAGACCCGGAAGCCCTTGGGGTTGCCCTGGCCCAGGAACTCCTGGGGCGCGGGGCGCGAAAGATCCTTCAGGAACTTCAGATCACGGCGCCTTCGGGGGGGAGAGTCGATCTCGTGTCACCCGTGCCTGTCGTGCCATCCATAGCCCCCATTCCTGCCATCAAATCCCTTTCATCATGA
- a CDS encoding uroporphyrinogen-III synthase, which produces MRSPNLAGRTILITRPQPEAEQTADLVRRAGGHPLVAPALVMGPPADPVPFHAAMARLDTYAGIILTSAHGARALLDALPAGSAHPPLYAVGAKTAALLHQGGCPATIPTQPGDAQALAQFILSRHGPGTLFLFLRAESGQETLVHILEAGGCRVELVVAYRAMPITQLPEPVLTALHRREVSAISFFSGRSAESFLDALPSPAMPWWQHTLIAALSPVTATVLQRRHIPVHLVAPHPSAEALLVTLADHWQRTCAHVTARNSSI; this is translated from the coding sequence ATGAGATCACCCAACCTGGCCGGGCGCACCATCCTGATCACCCGTCCCCAACCCGAAGCGGAACAAACAGCCGACCTGGTCCGTCGGGCAGGTGGACATCCCCTTGTGGCGCCGGCCCTGGTCATGGGCCCGCCTGCCGATCCCGTGCCTTTCCATGCAGCCATGGCCCGACTGGATACCTATGCCGGCATCATTCTCACCAGCGCCCACGGCGCTCGCGCACTGCTCGATGCGTTGCCAGCCGGAAGCGCCCACCCACCCCTCTATGCGGTTGGCGCCAAGACCGCCGCCCTCTTGCACCAGGGGGGGTGCCCCGCCACAATCCCCACTCAGCCCGGTGATGCCCAGGCATTGGCCCAATTCATTTTGTCACGGCATGGGCCAGGAACCCTGTTTCTGTTTTTGCGGGCAGAGTCGGGCCAGGAGACCCTCGTGCATATTCTGGAGGCAGGTGGCTGTCGTGTCGAGTTGGTCGTCGCCTATCGTGCCATGCCCATCACCCAACTGCCGGAACCGGTCTTGACAGCTTTGCATCGGCGAGAAGTGAGCGCCATTTCCTTCTTCAGTGGCCGTTCCGCCGAATCCTTTCTGGACGCTCTCCCCTCACCCGCCATGCCCTGGTGGCAACACACCCTGATCGCCGCCTTGAGTCCCGTCACTGCGACCGTATTGCAGCGGCGGCACATTCCGGTGCATCTTGTGGCACCCCACCCCTCCGCCGAGGCGTTGTTGGTCACCTTGGCTGATCATTGGCAACGAACTTGCGCCCATGTCACCGCAAGAAACAGTTCGATATGA